In Herpetosiphon gulosus, one genomic interval encodes:
- a CDS encoding tetratricopeptide repeat protein, with the protein MGIPRHIPLPVTPLLGRIQEMAQLEQLLPDPTIRLVTLVGPGGAGKTRLALEAGRTVCEQFADGALFVSLAHVYDVDLVLPTLAQAFNLSRLGNQSLLASVGAWLADQELLLILDNLEQVIDVAALLVQLLALAPKLTLLVTSREVLNVQGEYRLPVPPLSLPPSSQPMAIEQLSEFSATRLFIERAKAARPHIPLNANDAQSIATICQRLDGLPLAIELVAAYTKVFTPQELLTRFSYSLDVPVGGARDLPNRQQTLRQCIDWSYQRLTPEEQTVFCYLSVLVSSWTMAAVEQICAGQANVVATVLALVNKSLVVEQTTHDGQTRFTMLQTIAEFAREQAVLCEDFQTICQRHASYYLQMVAQAAPHLRDQQQAHWLRHLDAEQGNIYAALQWTLDHAVVESIELFPSINLWITYRRRHGDVWWIERMLEASSNIRSGARVETLSTAGWFILNQGLFAQAETIFEQALSLARDLQIPMSIGLALHGVGEIAYHRGDYAQAVTLYEESVQIFEQLDDHNELAWSLDHLGRACIQQGQWKRAALLFARAHQLFARLGHLWGDAFALNHCGIVAAAQQDYDQAQHFIEASIAIAEQLHDPWHRAEGLHQLGLIALARQQHDQALTALYESFSLRRQHQLLPMIASSLEALARVAQAQHHWSWAVQLSSRAASLRLQSGEPMPATEQRIQQHVLDEAKKLLGEPQYQHDWEQGQQLELDMVTLRQPTPQTPTPLLTKREHELLTLIAQGKSNSEIALELVLSPFTVNNHLRAIYRKLGVSTRSAAAYIARERGLLESLEQRV; encoded by the coding sequence ATGGGAATTCCACGCCATATTCCATTACCAGTTACACCGCTGCTTGGCCGCATCCAAGAAATGGCTCAACTTGAGCAGCTTTTGCCCGATCCCACAATTCGTCTGGTTACCTTGGTTGGGCCTGGTGGAGCGGGCAAGACTCGCTTAGCACTCGAAGCAGGCCGCACAGTCTGCGAGCAATTTGCCGATGGCGCGTTATTTGTCAGTTTGGCCCATGTCTATGATGTTGATCTGGTGTTGCCAACCCTGGCCCAAGCCTTCAACCTCAGTCGACTGGGCAATCAATCGCTCTTGGCCAGCGTTGGGGCGTGGCTAGCCGACCAAGAATTATTGCTGATTTTGGATAATTTGGAGCAGGTTATCGATGTCGCAGCTCTATTAGTCCAGCTTTTGGCTTTGGCTCCCAAATTGACCTTGTTGGTCACCAGCCGCGAAGTATTAAATGTGCAGGGCGAATATCGCTTGCCAGTGCCGCCGCTGAGCCTGCCACCTAGTAGCCAACCCATGGCAATCGAGCAATTAAGCGAATTTAGCGCAACCCGCTTATTTATTGAACGAGCCAAAGCTGCCCGCCCACACATTCCGCTGAATGCCAATGATGCCCAAAGTATCGCTACGATTTGTCAGCGCCTCGATGGCTTGCCCTTGGCGATTGAACTGGTTGCGGCTTATACCAAGGTTTTTACCCCGCAAGAATTATTAACCCGCTTCAGTTATAGCCTCGATGTGCCAGTCGGCGGCGCACGCGATTTGCCTAACCGCCAACAAACGTTGCGCCAGTGCATTGATTGGAGCTACCAACGCTTGACCCCTGAGGAACAAACGGTTTTTTGTTATCTCAGCGTGCTAGTCAGTAGTTGGACGATGGCAGCGGTTGAGCAGATTTGTGCTGGGCAGGCCAATGTGGTAGCAACCGTTTTAGCCTTGGTCAATAAAAGTCTGGTGGTCGAGCAAACTACCCACGATGGTCAAACTCGCTTTACCATGCTACAAACCATCGCTGAATTTGCCCGTGAGCAAGCAGTGCTATGTGAAGATTTTCAAACGATCTGCCAACGCCATGCCAGCTATTATTTACAGATGGTTGCCCAAGCCGCGCCGCATTTGCGTGATCAGCAACAGGCTCATTGGTTACGTCACCTTGATGCCGAGCAGGGCAATATTTACGCCGCCCTGCAATGGACGCTTGATCATGCCGTGGTTGAATCGATCGAACTCTTTCCATCAATTAATTTGTGGATCACCTATCGCCGCCGCCATGGCGATGTTTGGTGGATCGAGCGCATGCTTGAGGCCAGCAGCAACATTCGCTCGGGCGCACGAGTTGAAACGCTCTCCACGGCTGGCTGGTTTATTCTCAATCAAGGCTTATTTGCCCAAGCCGAAACCATTTTTGAGCAAGCGTTGAGCCTCGCCCGCGATTTGCAAATTCCCATGAGCATTGGCTTGGCGCTGCATGGCGTTGGCGAAATTGCCTATCATCGCGGCGACTATGCTCAAGCAGTCACGCTCTACGAGGAAAGTGTTCAAATTTTCGAGCAGCTTGATGATCACAATGAGTTGGCATGGTCGCTTGATCATTTGGGGCGGGCTTGTATTCAGCAAGGTCAATGGAAACGCGCTGCGCTGTTGTTTGCCCGTGCCCATCAGCTTTTTGCCCGCTTAGGCCATTTGTGGGGCGATGCCTTTGCACTCAATCACTGTGGTATCGTCGCCGCCGCTCAACAAGATTATGATCAAGCTCAGCATTTTATCGAAGCCAGCATTGCGATTGCTGAGCAATTGCACGACCCATGGCATCGTGCCGAGGGCTTGCATCAATTAGGATTAATTGCCTTGGCGCGTCAGCAGCACGATCAAGCATTAACTGCCTTATACGAAAGCTTCAGTCTGCGTCGCCAACATCAATTGCTACCGATGATCGCGAGTTCACTTGAAGCCTTAGCCCGCGTCGCTCAAGCCCAACATCATTGGTCGTGGGCGGTGCAATTGAGTAGTCGCGCTGCTAGTTTACGCTTGCAAAGTGGCGAGCCAATGCCAGCCACCGAGCAGCGCATTCAACAACACGTATTAGATGAAGCTAAAAAATTGCTGGGCGAGCCGCAATATCAACATGATTGGGAGCAAGGCCAACAGCTTGAGTTGGATATGGTAACGTTACGTCAACCAACCCCGCAAACGCCAACCCCGCTGTTGACCAAACGCGAACATGAATTGCTAACCTTGATTGCTCAAGGCAAGAGTAATAGCGAAATCGCCCTAGAATTGGTGCTTAGCCCATTTACCGTGAACAATCATTTGCGGGCGATTTATCGTAAATTGGGCGTTTCAACCCGGAGTGCAGCGGCCTATATCGCCCGCGAACGCGGCTTGCTGGAAAGCCTCGAACAGCGTGTTTAG
- a CDS encoding dual specificity protein phosphatase, which produces MLAVLQHWFYVLRSRLVMGTRRLYRRLGGKVKPRVNQITEQLYLGGFFDLHDWQILHAQGVRVTVNLQAERQDQFGTLGNEGYLWLPTMDRQAPSPEALQQGVAFVQQAIETDHKVLIHCHAGMSRSATLCTAVLIAQGMDLEDAWNLVKARRPIVHLHPWQRRALEQFAHDWAQQGAES; this is translated from the coding sequence ATGCTGGCAGTTTTGCAGCATTGGTTTTATGTTTTGCGCTCACGGTTAGTCATGGGAACGCGCCGACTCTATCGGCGACTTGGCGGCAAAGTTAAGCCGCGGGTCAACCAAATTACTGAGCAATTATACCTTGGCGGCTTTTTCGATCTCCACGATTGGCAGATTTTACACGCTCAAGGTGTGCGGGTGACGGTCAATCTCCAAGCTGAGCGCCAAGATCAGTTTGGCACGTTAGGCAACGAGGGCTACCTATGGCTGCCAACCATGGATCGCCAAGCACCTAGCCCTGAAGCGCTCCAACAAGGCGTGGCTTTTGTGCAACAAGCTATCGAGACTGACCACAAGGTGCTGATCCATTGTCATGCTGGCATGAGCCGTTCAGCTACCTTATGTACAGCTGTGCTGATTGCCCAAGGCATGGATTTAGAAGACGCATGGAATTTAGTTAAGGCGCGTCGCCCAATTGTGCATTTGCATCCCTGGCAACGCCGAGCTTTAGAGCAATTTGCCCACGATTGGGCACAACAAGGAGCAGAATCATGA
- the fadH gene encoding 2,4-dienoyl-CoA reductase produces the protein MFRSDLLKDKVIIITGGGSGLGRSMGERFLELGAKLAITSRNAEKLSTAASEMMAAKGGEVFTVPCDVRDPEAVDQMIEAVWNHFGTVDILVNNAAGNFISPTEKLSHRAVDAVLGIVLHGTFYCTLALGKKWIEAGRGGQCLNIVTTYAWSGSGFVVPSAAAKAGVLALTRSLAVEWARYGIRMNAIAPGPFPTQGAWERLAPTPELAEQALNRVPLRRVGEHIELANLAAYMLADEAGYINGECITIDGGEWLYGAGQFSGLDRLPNEMWDMLSKMTKKSGN, from the coding sequence ATGTTTCGTTCAGATCTGCTCAAAGACAAAGTGATCATCATCACTGGTGGGGGTTCGGGCTTGGGGCGTTCAATGGGTGAGCGCTTCCTTGAGTTGGGGGCAAAGTTGGCAATTACCAGCCGCAATGCCGAAAAATTGAGCACCGCAGCCAGCGAAATGATGGCAGCCAAAGGCGGTGAAGTTTTTACGGTGCCCTGCGATGTGCGCGACCCCGAAGCGGTTGACCAAATGATCGAGGCCGTTTGGAATCATTTCGGCACGGTCGATATTTTGGTTAATAACGCTGCTGGCAACTTTATCAGCCCAACCGAGAAGCTTTCGCACCGAGCAGTTGATGCCGTTTTGGGAATTGTGTTGCATGGTACGTTTTATTGCACCTTGGCTCTAGGCAAAAAGTGGATCGAAGCTGGGCGCGGTGGCCAATGTTTGAACATCGTTACAACTTACGCTTGGTCGGGCAGCGGCTTTGTTGTACCATCGGCGGCAGCCAAAGCTGGGGTTTTGGCCCTTACTCGCTCGTTGGCAGTCGAATGGGCACGCTATGGCATTCGAATGAACGCAATCGCACCTGGCCCCTTCCCAACTCAAGGCGCTTGGGAACGGCTTGCCCCAACCCCCGAATTGGCTGAACAAGCGCTCAATCGTGTGCCATTACGCCGCGTTGGCGAACATATTGAGCTAGCCAATTTGGCCGCCTATATGTTGGCCGACGAAGCGGGCTATATCAACGGCGAATGCATCACGATTGACGGCGGCGAGTGGCTGTATGGCGCAGGTCAATTCTCAGGGCTTGATCGCTTGCCCAACGAAATGTGGGATATGCTCTCCAAAATGACCAAGAAAAGTGGCAATTAA
- a CDS encoding SDR family oxidoreductase, which produces MSFAGKTAIITGASSGIGKLIAEGLARGGANVVLAARSAEQLNDLAAAINQTGAKALAVATDVSDVQAVQALIDQAVASFGRVDLLINNAGYGVFDSIEQIEWKHLEGMITVNYFGAMHCIRAVLPVMRKQNSGHIVNVASVAGLVSTHNMGSYSASKHALMAASEALQIELRGTPIKCSLVCPAPIATPFFDSADFNKMSRFASIFGMLKPHDVTEIVLHVAANPTTQRVIPRIYHVFGVAYRIFPAFTRWLVKMVG; this is translated from the coding sequence ATGAGTTTTGCGGGCAAAACTGCCATTATCACTGGAGCATCATCGGGCATTGGCAAGTTGATCGCCGAAGGTTTGGCGCGTGGTGGGGCCAATGTGGTGCTCGCCGCCCGTTCAGCCGAGCAACTAAACGATCTGGCGGCAGCCATCAACCAAACCGGAGCCAAGGCACTCGCAGTTGCCACTGATGTTAGCGATGTGCAGGCAGTTCAAGCTTTGATCGATCAAGCCGTCGCCAGCTTTGGGCGGGTCGATTTGCTGATCAATAATGCTGGTTATGGGGTCTTTGATTCGATTGAGCAGATTGAATGGAAGCATCTCGAAGGCATGATCACGGTTAATTATTTTGGGGCAATGCATTGTATTCGGGCGGTCTTGCCTGTCATGCGCAAGCAAAATAGTGGCCATATTGTGAATGTAGCTTCGGTGGCAGGCTTGGTTTCAACCCACAACATGGGCAGTTATTCAGCTTCAAAACATGCTTTGATGGCGGCCTCTGAGGCCTTGCAAATTGAATTGCGGGGCACGCCGATCAAATGTTCATTAGTTTGCCCTGCCCCAATCGCCACGCCATTTTTTGATTCCGCCGACTTCAATAAGATGTCGCGCTTTGCCTCAATCTTTGGCATGCTCAAGCCTCACGATGTCACTGAGATTGTGCTGCATGTGGCGGCCAACCCCACGACTCAGCGGGTTATTCCGCGGATTTATCATGTGTTTGGGGTAGCATATCGAATCTTTCCAGCCTTCACCCGTTGGTTGGTGAAAATGGTTGGCTAA
- a CDS encoding ABC transporter ATP-binding protein has translation MGKPQAQRGQKAGGGSGGLGRAIAYLGAQRKSAILAYVALALATLAQLAVPQLVQNMIDAVTSGSIARIIFKQVPEPMQAAAAQQAGTTIEQLRLDQTNAESLLINAALIIVAFAFMRGIFSFVQAYMAEKTSQGVAFDLRNQIFARVQRLSFSYYDQNQTGQLMIRATDDVEKVRTFIAQGLILTAQALLLLVGALVILFFTNWKLSLVVVPLLPVAMVMFMIFGKVSQPLFGIVQRKLSSLNTILQENLAGIKVVKAFTREPYESQRFDLAATDLMDQQLRISKVFSFLFPVIFLVAQLGQAGILYFGGRQILGGTLDLGEYQKFSLYLVYVFFPLGQLGFIISLMAQAGASASRIFEILDAKSEITDKPDAQELPAIQGNVEFRNVTFRYFGSSDPVLRDVSFAAKPGQTIALLGATGSGKSTIINLLPRFYDVSEGAVLIDGHDLRDVKLDSLRSQIGIVLQETNLFSGSIRDNIAFGRPEATFEEVEAAAKAASAHDFIMTFPQGYDTSVGERGATLSGGQKQRIAIARALLLNPRLLILDDSTSSVDLMTEYRIQKALDQLMQGRTSVVIAQRISTVLNADQILVLEKGQVVARGNHEELMESSAIYAEIYNSQLVGDADIAALENSSVEEA, from the coding sequence ATGGGAAAACCCCAAGCACAGCGTGGTCAGAAGGCTGGCGGTGGGTCGGGGGGGCTTGGTCGTGCGATCGCCTACCTCGGTGCTCAGCGCAAATCGGCGATTCTGGCCTATGTGGCCTTGGCACTCGCAACCTTAGCCCAATTGGCAGTGCCGCAATTGGTGCAAAACATGATCGATGCGGTAACCAGTGGCTCAATTGCGCGAATTATTTTCAAGCAAGTGCCTGAGCCAATGCAAGCTGCCGCCGCCCAACAAGCAGGTACGACTATCGAACAATTGCGGCTTGATCAAACCAATGCTGAATCGTTGTTGATTAATGCGGCGTTGATTATTGTGGCTTTTGCTTTTATGCGCGGAATTTTCTCGTTTGTGCAAGCCTATATGGCTGAAAAAACCTCGCAAGGTGTGGCGTTTGATCTGCGTAATCAGATTTTTGCGCGGGTGCAACGCCTTTCATTCTCCTACTACGATCAAAATCAAACTGGCCAATTGATGATTCGCGCCACCGATGATGTGGAAAAAGTGCGAACTTTCATTGCTCAAGGTTTGATTTTAACCGCTCAAGCCTTGTTGCTCTTGGTTGGCGCATTAGTAATTCTGTTCTTCACCAATTGGAAGCTTTCATTGGTGGTTGTGCCGTTGCTACCGGTCGCCATGGTCATGTTTATGATCTTTGGTAAAGTCAGCCAGCCCTTGTTTGGGATTGTGCAACGCAAACTTTCGTCACTCAATACCATTTTGCAAGAAAACTTGGCGGGGATCAAAGTTGTCAAGGCGTTTACCCGCGAGCCATACGAATCGCAACGCTTTGATCTGGCGGCAACCGATTTGATGGACCAACAACTGCGAATTAGCAAAGTCTTTTCGTTTTTGTTTCCGGTAATCTTTTTGGTGGCACAACTTGGCCAAGCGGGAATTCTCTATTTCGGCGGTCGCCAAATTTTGGGTGGTACGCTAGATTTAGGTGAATATCAAAAATTCAGCTTGTACTTGGTCTATGTGTTTTTTCCCTTGGGTCAGCTTGGTTTTATTATCTCGCTGATGGCTCAGGCTGGCGCTTCGGCCTCGCGTATTTTCGAAATTCTCGATGCCAAGAGCGAAATTACCGATAAGCCTGATGCCCAAGAATTACCCGCCATTCAAGGCAACGTTGAATTTCGTAATGTAACCTTTCGCTACTTTGGCAGCAGCGATCCAGTGCTGCGCGATGTGAGTTTCGCGGCTAAACCAGGCCAAACAATCGCTTTACTTGGCGCAACTGGTAGTGGCAAATCGACGATCATCAACTTACTGCCCCGCTTTTACGATGTCAGCGAAGGTGCAGTCTTGATCGATGGCCATGATTTGCGCGATGTAAAACTTGATAGCTTGCGCTCGCAGATTGGGATTGTGCTGCAAGAAACCAATCTGTTTAGTGGCTCAATTCGCGATAACATCGCTTTTGGGCGACCTGAGGCGACGTTTGAAGAAGTTGAAGCTGCTGCTAAAGCAGCCTCGGCTCACGATTTTATTATGACTTTTCCTCAAGGCTACGATACCTCGGTTGGCGAACGCGGTGCAACCTTGTCTGGCGGTCAAAAGCAACGGATCGCGATTGCTCGCGCTTTGCTGCTCAATCCACGGCTGCTGATTTTGGATGATTCGACCAGCAGCGTTGACTTGATGACTGAATATCGCATTCAAAAGGCACTTGATCAATTGATGCAAGGCCGCACCAGCGTGGTAATTGCCCAACGGATTAGCACCGTCTTGAATGCTGACCAAATTTTGGTGCTCGAAAAAGGCCAAGTGGTGGCGCGTGGCAACCATGAAGAATTAATGGAAAGCAGTGCCATCTACGCCGAAATTTACAATTCGCAACTGGTCGGCGATGCCGACATTGCAGCGCTTGAAAACTCAAGCGTTGAGGAGGCTTAG
- the sfsA gene encoding DNA/RNA nuclease SfsA, translating to METTIQVALVGGAPLVQATFLERPNRFLVLAQLADGVIVQAHLADRGRLLTKLVPGAQLVLGHKPAEGRKTAYQVAGVYEADELVSLDTGLPNRLVEAALRAQTLAPFAEYSHIEREVKLGASRFDFGLAPAPPTKAKRHGGDCPWLVEVKSVGDAEHSLALFPDAPTVRGRRHLLELAELHEQGRRTAVIFIVQRGDAQRVAVNRQIDPAFAETLAAVAARGVEIYAYRCPLSLAGIRLAEQLPVEL from the coding sequence GTGGAAACAACAATTCAAGTTGCCTTAGTTGGCGGTGCGCCGTTGGTGCAAGCCACTTTTTTGGAGCGACCAAATCGCTTTTTGGTGCTGGCTCAATTGGCCGATGGGGTAATTGTTCAGGCGCATTTGGCTGATCGAGGCCGTTTATTGACCAAACTCGTGCCAGGAGCGCAGCTGGTGCTAGGCCACAAACCAGCCGAAGGCCGTAAAACTGCCTATCAAGTAGCCGGAGTGTATGAGGCTGACGAACTGGTTTCATTGGATACAGGCTTGCCAAATCGTTTGGTTGAGGCTGCCCTGCGAGCGCAAACCCTCGCGCCTTTTGCTGAATATAGCCATATTGAGCGTGAAGTCAAACTTGGGGCAAGCCGCTTTGATTTTGGTTTAGCTCCGGCTCCACCAACCAAAGCCAAGCGTCATGGCGGCGATTGCCCATGGCTGGTCGAGGTGAAAAGTGTCGGTGATGCTGAGCATAGTTTGGCCTTGTTTCCCGATGCGCCGACCGTGCGGGGCCGCCGACACTTGCTCGAATTGGCCGAATTGCATGAACAAGGGCGGCGCACAGCCGTGATTTTTATTGTGCAACGTGGCGATGCTCAGCGGGTTGCCGTCAACCGCCAAATTGATCCAGCCTTTGCTGAAACTTTGGCCGCAGTCGCTGCCCGTGGCGTTGAAATTTATGCCTATCGCTGCCCTTTGAGCCTTGCTGGCATTCGCTTGGCCGAGCAATTGCCAGTTGAATTGTAG
- a CDS encoding ABC transporter ATP-binding protein: MMGGLGGPRHLLEAETEKPQRLGATLARFGFYFRKKWFGFAFAILLIVIGTWGQVVTPDLIGQSIDCYLLPNPSACWFDTINSEISSADRLSGLGSLVLLLCGLFIGTSILQGLAFYAMNWSGQHALRQMREDLFAQIHRLSLGFYSRNEAGNIMSRITSDTDTIQQMLGFALLNVLGGILLIGWVAIKMLQENVPYALLSLSVVPFMAIATFYFSSQARKAFRKTRQQMGSVNAGLQESIAGAREVQAFNREEESIAQFVRTNAANRDANVRAATFTSALNPVLEALGYVAIAIVVVVGGLSVLRDQPLFGSTAISLGLVFAFLQYVQRFNQPIQQIAVMWTNVQNAIAGGERIFNLLDEVPDVTDKPDAREMPAIVGKVELVDAKAEYKKGEPVLRGVSFTAEPGQTIAIVGPTGAGKTTIINLLPRFYDVTGGAVKIDGIDVRDVTAASLRRQIGIVLQDSFLFSDTVINNIRYGRLDASDEEVIAAAKLASAHDFIERLSDGYQTVLGERGGGLSQGQRQLIAIARAALANPRILILDEATSSVDTRTERLIQQAFDSLLQGRTSFVIAHRLSTIRNADLVLMLKDGAVIERGTHTELLAQRGAYYDLYMSQFRREEEVVA, from the coding sequence ATGATGGGTGGATTAGGCGGTCCTCGCCACTTATTAGAAGCTGAAACTGAAAAGCCCCAACGCTTGGGTGCAACGCTGGCTCGCTTTGGCTTTTATTTTCGTAAAAAATGGTTTGGCTTTGCGTTTGCCATCCTTTTAATTGTCATCGGCACATGGGGCCAAGTTGTTACCCCCGATTTGATCGGCCAATCGATCGATTGCTATTTGCTGCCCAACCCCAGCGCCTGCTGGTTTGATACGATCAATAGCGAAATTAGCAGCGCTGATCGTTTGAGCGGACTTGGCTCATTGGTGCTGTTGTTGTGTGGCTTGTTTATTGGGACATCGATTTTGCAAGGCTTGGCCTTTTATGCTATGAACTGGTCAGGTCAACATGCCCTGCGCCAGATGCGTGAAGATCTATTTGCCCAAATTCATCGTTTGTCGTTGGGTTTTTACTCGCGCAACGAAGCTGGCAACATTATGAGTCGCATCACCAGCGATACCGATACGATTCAGCAGATGCTGGGCTTTGCCTTGCTCAACGTGCTTGGCGGTATTTTGCTAATCGGCTGGGTTGCGATCAAAATGTTACAAGAAAATGTGCCCTATGCTTTGTTGAGCTTGAGCGTTGTGCCGTTTATGGCAATTGCAACCTTCTATTTTTCGAGTCAAGCTCGCAAAGCCTTCCGTAAAACCCGCCAACAGATGGGCAGCGTCAATGCTGGCTTGCAAGAAAGCATCGCTGGGGCGCGTGAAGTACAAGCCTTCAATCGTGAAGAAGAAAGTATCGCTCAATTTGTGCGTACCAACGCGGCCAATCGTGATGCCAACGTGCGAGCTGCCACCTTCACCAGTGCGCTCAACCCAGTGCTCGAAGCCTTGGGCTATGTGGCGATTGCAATTGTGGTTGTGGTTGGCGGGCTTTCAGTCTTACGCGATCAACCATTATTTGGCTCGACTGCAATTTCGCTAGGTTTGGTATTTGCCTTCTTGCAATATGTCCAACGCTTCAACCAACCAATTCAGCAAATTGCCGTGATGTGGACTAATGTGCAAAATGCGATTGCTGGCGGCGAACGAATTTTCAATTTGCTTGATGAAGTTCCCGATGTAACCGACAAGCCTGATGCCCGCGAAATGCCCGCGATTGTCGGCAAAGTGGAGTTGGTCGATGCTAAAGCCGAGTACAAAAAAGGCGAACCAGTTTTGCGCGGAGTCAGTTTTACTGCTGAACCAGGCCAAACGATCGCGATTGTTGGGCCGACTGGCGCAGGCAAAACCACGATTATCAATTTGCTGCCGCGTTTTTATGATGTCACTGGTGGCGCAGTTAAGATTGATGGAATTGATGTACGCGATGTAACAGCTGCTAGCTTACGCCGCCAAATTGGTATCGTGCTCCAAGATTCGTTCTTGTTCTCGGATACCGTGATTAATAATATTCGCTATGGGCGGCTCGATGCCAGCGATGAAGAAGTGATTGCAGCAGCCAAATTGGCCTCGGCTCACGATTTTATTGAGCGTTTGAGTGATGGCTACCAAACCGTGCTGGGCGAACGTGGTGGTGGTTTGAGCCAAGGCCAACGTCAATTAATCGCGATTGCACGGGCTGCACTAGCCAATCCACGCATTTTAATTCTTGATGAAGCGACTTCGAGTGTTGATACCCGTACCGAGCGCTTGATTCAGCAGGCCTTTGATAGCTTGCTGCAAGGCCGAACCAGCTTTGTAATTGCCCACCGTTTGAGCACAATTCGTAACGCCGATTTGGTCTTGATGCTTAAAGACGGGGCTGTGATCGAGCGTGGCACGCATACCGAATTGTTGGCGCAACGCGGCGCATACTACGATTTGTATATGAGCCAATTTCGGCGCGAAGAGGAAGTAGTGGCCTAG
- a CDS encoding bifunctional ADP-heptose synthase has translation MITVEHVAQLANRRVLVVGDVVLDEYLYGKPERLSREAAIPVLEFEQRRIIPGGAANPATNITALGSTAGIVALIGADQAGHELANALHKRKVSTAGLLRDEQRPTTTKTRILASVQLTVAQQVARLDKVDRRPVDPNLEDQAIELLGQLIPQVDAVLCSDYRVGWLSQRLIQHIQQLCQQYKTLLTVDSQGRFEPYAGADFLKCNLGEAEAWLGQRLANDQQVEQGLQRLRDQLKLAAVVITRGGAGFSLLDAAGIHHIPAVPIGEVFDATGAGDTFIATATLSLCASHSPLIAAKLANTAAALVVRRIGVATVSPNELQNALIQFGQIV, from the coding sequence ATGATCACTGTTGAACATGTGGCCCAACTCGCCAATCGCCGCGTGCTGGTGGTTGGCGATGTTGTGCTCGACGAATATTTGTATGGCAAGCCCGAACGGCTCTCGCGCGAGGCGGCAATTCCGGTTTTAGAATTTGAGCAACGGCGAATTATTCCTGGTGGTGCAGCTAACCCTGCGACCAATATCACCGCCCTCGGCAGCACGGCTGGGATTGTGGCATTAATCGGTGCTGATCAAGCTGGCCATGAATTAGCCAATGCCTTGCATAAACGCAAGGTGAGCACCGCTGGATTGCTGCGTGATGAGCAACGCCCAACCACCACTAAAACCCGCATTTTGGCCTCGGTACAATTAACCGTTGCCCAACAAGTTGCTCGACTCGATAAGGTTGATCGGCGGCCAGTTGATCCAAATTTGGAAGATCAGGCGATCGAATTATTAGGCCAATTGATTCCCCAAGTTGATGCTGTGCTTTGCTCAGATTATCGCGTGGGCTGGCTCAGCCAGCGGCTAATTCAACACATCCAACAGTTATGTCAACAATATAAAACTTTGTTGACAGTTGATAGCCAAGGTCGCTTTGAACCCTACGCTGGAGCCGATTTTCTCAAGTGCAATTTGGGCGAGGCTGAGGCGTGGCTTGGCCAGCGTTTAGCTAACGATCAGCAAGTCGAACAGGGCTTGCAACGCTTGCGCGATCAACTTAAGTTGGCGGCGGTCGTGATTACTCGAGGCGGGGCAGGCTTTTCGCTACTCGATGCAGCAGGCATCCATCATATTCCAGCAGTGCCAATTGGTGAGGTGTTTGATGCAACTGGGGCGGGCGATACCTTTATTGCCACCGCCACACTTAGTTTGTGTGCAAGCCATAGCCCGCTTATTGCTGCCAAACTTGCTAACACGGCGGCAGCCTTGGTAGTACGCCGAATTGGCGTAGCCACAGTTAGCCCGAACGAGCTTCAGAACGCATTAATTCAATTTGGCCAGATTGTATGA
- a CDS encoding adenylyltransferase/cytidyltransferase family protein, translated as MNSPFTDLADLVVLRQQWREQGLSVVFTNGAFDLLHAGHVTYLQAARALGDLLIVGLNSDASVRGYKGPTRPIVPELQRGIVLAALRSVEYVTLFESLTAEPLVSALQPDIYVKGGDYAHPEQASNGKDLPEARIVLAYGGKVELIQYQAGLSTSNLIAKIRSE; from the coding sequence ATGAATTCACCATTTACTGATTTAGCCGATTTAGTTGTACTTCGCCAGCAGTGGCGCGAACAGGGCTTGAGCGTGGTTTTTACCAATGGAGCCTTCGATTTGCTGCATGCAGGCCATGTAACCTACCTGCAAGCAGCCCGAGCCTTGGGCGATCTGTTGATTGTTGGCTTGAACAGCGATGCCTCAGTCCGTGGCTACAAAGGCCCAACCCGCCCAATCGTGCCTGAGCTTCAGCGCGGAATTGTGCTTGCAGCATTGCGCTCGGTCGAGTATGTCACACTATTTGAATCGTTAACCGCCGAGCCATTAGTTAGTGCTTTACAACCTGATATCTATGTCAAAGGTGGCGATTATGCTCACCCTGAGCAAGCAAGCAACGGCAAAGATTTACCTGAGGCGCGAATTGTTTTGGCCTATGGCGGCAAAGTCGAGCTAATTCAGTATCAAGCAGGGCTATCCACTAGCAACCTGATTGCCAAAATTCGCAGCGAGTAA